The following are encoded together in the Juglans microcarpa x Juglans regia isolate MS1-56 chromosome 2D, Jm3101_v1.0, whole genome shotgun sequence genome:
- the LOC121249393 gene encoding uncharacterized protein LOC121249393 — translation EEKKVKLAVIEFTDYAIIWWDQLVTNRRNYERPIETWGELKALMRRRFVPSHYYRDLYQKLQNLTQGSRSVEDYHKEMEVAMIRANVEEDREATMARFLSGLNRDIANVIELQHYVEIEDMVHMAMKVERQLKRKGTARYTLVSSTTWKSKWDRNDPSEAKRKTEPPKGKDEGTSNKPKVESQPSRNRDIKCFKCLGLGHIASQCPNRRVMIMRDNGEVMTESEDDSDEVPELDDASDNDGVVYPVTGESLVARRALNAHIKVDDAEQQRENIFHTRCHVNNKVCSMIIDGGSCTNVDSTTLVEKLNLPTLKHSRPYKLQWLNDCGEVRVDKQVLVTFSIGKYQDEVLCDVVPMHAGHILLGRPWQYDRREFEDVFPDEMPNELPPIRGIEHQIDFVPGAAIPNRPAYKSNPEETKELQRQVEDLMSRGYVRESMSPCAVPVLLVPKKDGTWRYVVSTKGIEVDEEKVKAIKEWPTPKSITEVRSFHGLASFYRRFVKDFSTITAPLTKVIKNNVGFHWGANQENAFATIKERLCSAPVLALPDFNKAFEIECDASGIGIGAVLMQDRRPIAFFSEKLSGASLNYPTYDKELYALVRVLETWQHYLWPREFVIHTDHESLKHLKGQGKLNKRHARWMEYIETFPYVIRYKQGKENIVADALSRRYHDGYLFKESKLCLPNCSMRELLVREAHGGGLMGHFGVKKTLDILHEHFVWPKMKRDVNRICGRCITCRKAKSKVLPHGLYTPLPVPSEPWVDISMDFVLGLPRTKRGRDSIFVVVDRFSKMTHFIPCHKTDDATNIADLFFREIVRLHGVPRSIVSDRDVKFLSYFWKVLWGKLGTKLLFSTTCHPQTHGQTEVVNRTLTQLLRTVVHKNLKTWEDCLPFIEFAYNRTMHTTTSYSPFEIVYGFNPLTPLDLMPLPVDDRNWVWVHMRKERFPAHRRTKLHPRGDGPFQILEKINDNAYKVDLPGEYKVSATFNVSDLSPFDVGEDSRSNPFEERGNDRNQGGPTLKDPLQVPDGPITRSRAKKIKEAMQGLIQVAPLNVNGKARQVTSLGKPCRVMLAFNVFRFSSGSLDLSYIPI, via the exons gaggagaagaaagtgaagttggcggtaattgaattcactgattatgctattatttggtgggatcaattagtgaccaataggaggaattatgagaggcctatagagacatggggagagttgaaagctctcatgaggcggagatttgttcctagccattactatagagacctttaccagaaattacaaaatcttacacaggggtctaggagtgtagaggattaccataaggagatggaggtggcgatgattcgggctaatgtagaggaggaccgagaggccaccatggctagatttttgagtgggttaaatagggacatagccaatgtaattgaattacaacattatgtggagatagaggacatggtgcacatggctatgaaagtggagagacaattaaagagaaaagggacagcaaggtacactttggtttctagcactacttggaaatcaaaatgggataggaatgatccaagtgaagcaaagagaaagaccgaaccacctaagggaaaagatgagggaactagcaacaaacccaaggtagaatcccaaccttcacggaatagagatatcaaatgttttaagtgtttgggtttagggcacattgcttctcaatgtccaaataggagggtgatgattatgcgtgacaatggagaggtgatgactgagagtgaggatgatagtgatgaggtgcccgagttggatgatgctagtgataatgatggagtggtataccccgtgacaggtgagtctcttgttgccaggcgtgctcttaatgcacacattaaggtggatgatgcagagcaacagagagagaacattttccatactagatgccatgtcaacaataaggtatgtagtatgatcattgatggagggagttgtactaatgtggatagcactactttggttgagaaattgaatttaccaaccttaaaacactctagaccatacaaattgcagtggttgaatgattgtggagaggttagggtggataaacaagtgttagttactttttctattgggaagtatcaggatgaggtgctttgtgatgttgtgcctatgcatgcgggccatattttgttggggaggccatggcagtatgataggagg gagtttgaggatgtattcccggatgagatgccaaatgagttgccacccattagaggcattgagcaccagattgattttgtgcccggggctgctattccaaaccgaccagcctataagagtaatccagaggagacaaaggagcttcagaggcaagttgaggatttgatgagcagggggtacgtgagggagagcatgagcccttgtgctgtaccagtgctactagtgccaaagaaggatgggacgtggagg tatgttgttagtacgaagggtattgaggtggatgaagagaaagtcaaggccatcaaggagtggccaacgccaaaaagcatcactgaggtaagaagctttcatggcttagcaagcttttatcggcgttttgttaaagacttcagcaccattactgcaccactcactaaggtaattaaaaataatgttgggtttcattggggggctaatcaagagaatgcttttgccactattaaagaaaggttatgctctgcacctgtgttagcattacctgattttaacaaagcttttgagattgaatgtgatgcctcaggaattgggattggagctgttttgatgcaagataggcgtcccatagccttcttcagtgaaaagttaagtggggcatccctgaactaccctacttatgacaaagagctttacgctcttgttcgtgtattagagacttggcagcactacctatggccaagggaatttgtgatccacaccgatcatgaatcattgaagcatctcaagggtcaaggtaagttgaataaaaggcatgctagatggatggaatacattgagacatttccctatgtcatccgttacaagcaaggtaaggagaacattgttgctgatgctctatcccggaggtat catgatggttatttgtttaaagaaagcaaactttgtctgccaaattgttctatgcgtgagttattggtgcgtgaggcacatggtgggggattaatgggacactttggtgtcaagaaaactttagacattttgcatgaacatttcgtttggcctaagatgaagagagatgttaaccgtatttgtggaaggtgcattacatgtagaaaggccaaatctaaggttttgccacatgggttgtatacacccttacccgttcctagtgagccatgggtagacatatctatggactttgttttggggctgcctaggaccaaaaggggtagagattctatttttgtggttgtggatagattcagtaagatgacacatttcattccatgccataaaacagatgatgcaaccaacatagctgacttgtttttccgggagatagtgcgactccatggtgtacctaggagtattgtttctgatagggatgttaaattccttagctacttttggaaggtgttgtgggggaaattgggtactaagctcttattttccactacttgtcatccgcagactcatggtcagactgaagtagttaataggactttaactcaacttttacgcactgttgttcataagaatttaaaaacttgggaggattgtttgccatttatagagtttgcatataataggacgatgcatactactacttcatactctcctttcgaaattgtttatggatttaatccacttactcctttggatttgatgcctttacctgttgatgacagga attgggtttgggttcacatgcgcaaagaaagattcccagcccatagaaggactaagttacatcctcgaggagatggacctttccaaattcttgagaaaattaatgacaatgcatataaagtggatcttccaggtgagtataaagtttctgcaacttttaatgtttctgatctttctccttttgatgtaggtgaagattcgaggtcgaatccctttgaggagagggggaatgataggaaccaaggtgggcctactcttaaagatcctttgcaagttccagatgggccaattacaagatcaagggccaagaagatcaaggaagcaatgcaaggattg ATCCAGGTGGCTCCTCTCAATGTTAATGGGAAGGCTCGGCAGGTGACTTCCCTTGGGAAACCATGCAGGGTCATGTTGGCTTTTAACGTCTTCAGGTTCTCTAGTGGGTCTTTGGACCTGTCGTACATTCCCATCTAG